The following coding sequences are from one Cystobacter fuscus DSM 2262 window:
- a CDS encoding FAD binding domain-containing protein → MQSFEWVDAESVEQAVSLLGEGNERTPVVAKAGGMDLLDLMKTGVVSPRRVVNLKTIKGLDGVRFEAKQGLELGALVTLARVSREPEVRRRFVALADAAEHAATPQVRNAATLGGNLLQRPRCWYFRNEYFHQVGGNELERVRAGENQYHAIFDNQRTAMVHASTPATALVAYGASVELSGPGGKTRVVPVSDFLLPPDMKRPRDTVIAPDEVLTRVRIPVPGAGTKAAYHKQGERESYDWPICDVAVVLQMDGQVVRQAAIALGWVAPTPRRAAEAEKLLVGKKLDEELARQAAKAAVSGATPLSKNAYKVPILEAVIRRTVVAASKA, encoded by the coding sequence ATGCAGAGCTTCGAGTGGGTGGATGCTGAATCCGTGGAGCAGGCCGTGTCGCTGCTGGGTGAAGGCAACGAGCGCACGCCGGTCGTGGCGAAGGCCGGCGGGATGGATCTGCTGGATTTGATGAAGACAGGCGTCGTGTCCCCGCGCCGGGTGGTCAACCTCAAGACCATCAAGGGACTGGACGGGGTGCGCTTCGAAGCGAAACAGGGCCTGGAGCTCGGCGCCCTGGTGACGCTGGCCCGGGTGTCTCGGGAGCCCGAGGTGCGCCGTCGCTTCGTGGCGCTCGCGGACGCGGCGGAGCACGCCGCGACGCCCCAGGTCCGCAATGCCGCCACGCTGGGCGGCAACCTGCTCCAGCGGCCCCGCTGCTGGTACTTCCGCAACGAGTACTTCCACCAGGTGGGAGGCAACGAACTCGAGCGGGTCCGCGCGGGAGAGAACCAGTACCACGCCATCTTCGACAACCAGCGCACGGCGATGGTGCACGCCTCCACCCCGGCCACGGCCCTGGTGGCCTATGGCGCGTCGGTCGAGTTGAGCGGACCCGGCGGCAAGACGCGCGTGGTCCCCGTGTCCGACTTCCTGCTGCCACCGGACATGAAGCGGCCACGCGATACGGTCATCGCGCCGGACGAGGTGTTGACGCGCGTGCGCATCCCGGTGCCGGGCGCGGGAACGAAGGCGGCGTACCACAAGCAGGGCGAGCGGGAGAGCTACGACTGGCCGATCTGCGACGTCGCGGTGGTGCTCCAGATGGATGGTCAGGTCGTCCGGCAGGCGGCCATCGCCCTGGGCTGGGTCGCGCCCACGCCCCGACGGGCGGCGGAAGCGGAGAAGCTCCTCGTGGGGAAGAAGCTCGATGAGGAACTCGCGCGGCAGGCGGCGAAGGCGGCCGTGAGCGGCGCGACGCCCCTGTCGAAGAACGCCTACAAGGTGCCGATCCTCGAAGCGGTGATCCGAAGGACGGTGGTCGCCGCGTCGAAGGCCTGA
- a CDS encoding dihydrofolate reductase family protein: MGVLTFALNVTLDGCYDHREGIADDELHDYFTQLMDAVGAMLWGRTTYEMMESYWPAVARDEKALRAMREWAQKLDAKPKYVVSASRHDFPWNNTFRIAGDLHEAVTQLKEKTPRGVLVGSPMLAAELERLGLIDEYRFVVHPVLAGHGPTLFQGLEHSRRLKLLSTKRLASGAMALHHRRVDAK, from the coding sequence ATGGGGGTCTTGACCTTCGCGCTCAACGTGACCTTGGACGGGTGCTACGACCATCGGGAGGGGATCGCGGACGACGAACTGCACGACTACTTCACGCAGCTCATGGACGCGGTCGGGGCGATGCTGTGGGGGCGCACCACCTACGAGATGATGGAGAGCTACTGGCCGGCGGTGGCGCGCGATGAGAAGGCCCTCCGAGCGATGCGGGAGTGGGCGCAGAAGCTGGATGCCAAGCCGAAGTATGTCGTCTCGGCCTCGCGACACGACTTTCCGTGGAACAACACCTTCCGCATCGCGGGGGATTTGCACGAGGCCGTGACGCAGCTCAAGGAGAAGACCCCGCGCGGCGTCCTCGTGGGCAGCCCCATGCTCGCGGCCGAGCTCGAGCGGCTGGGGCTCATCGATGAGTATCGCTTCGTCGTCCACCCGGTTCTCGCCGGCCATGGCCCGACCTTGTTTCAGGGCCTCGAGCACTCGCGGCGCCTCAAGCTCCTCTCGACGAAGCGCCTCGCATCCGGCGCGATGGCGCTGCATCACCGCCGGGTCGATGCAAAGTAG
- a CDS encoding DNA integrity scanning protein DisA nucleotide-binding domain protein → MTPPRIAYPSDVAAEFIRREEATWHRLKMHPIFGKSFKNEPKSPTKVKIKQLIETMFFASQATEEGHFSRVGIVFIDDLDSFRNSRWTLVRFCSPLDFDVNHITKYASACGATDALFAVVADNQQLKIVGIATPPAPSFLAFIEFIQVIALNPGDVSVRRGVEEIVRYRRGRVLQNWPSVDDPTELTKHHIKQLNTIQRAVIGNDAEPAYASSVFSELAFILKGMVRRKHGGLIVVLGPDDNLRGIFDSPMRLAEPLKFGEALRNMNEALSFQRAVSERNFNVLTKTFDYHAAEGYNQPNWQERADEDVQFAASVVSRMVEQITNFTTVDGAVVLNQQLDVLAFGVKLPSQDMDGVEVKTIGLDRRPDKPFLLSMRGTRHRAAAGFAKAHDQGLSVIVSQDGDAAIFVAYGPELVVHWPLAL, encoded by the coding sequence ATGACTCCACCGCGTATTGCCTATCCCAGTGATGTCGCAGCCGAATTCATTCGCCGCGAGGAAGCCACCTGGCATCGCCTGAAGATGCATCCCATTTTCGGCAAATCTTTCAAGAATGAACCCAAGAGCCCCACCAAAGTCAAAATCAAACAACTAATCGAAACGATGTTTTTCGCATCTCAGGCAACGGAAGAAGGTCACTTCAGCCGTGTAGGCATCGTCTTTATCGATGACCTCGATTCATTTCGAAACAGCAGGTGGACGCTCGTCCGTTTTTGCTCCCCTCTAGATTTCGACGTGAACCACATCACCAAGTATGCCTCGGCGTGTGGCGCAACCGACGCTCTCTTTGCAGTAGTTGCAGACAACCAACAACTCAAAATAGTTGGCATCGCGACCCCACCGGCTCCCAGCTTCTTGGCGTTCATTGAATTTATTCAAGTCATTGCGTTGAATCCTGGAGACGTTTCCGTCAGGCGTGGTGTCGAGGAAATTGTACGTTATCGGCGTGGGCGTGTTCTTCAGAACTGGCCGAGCGTGGACGACCCGACGGAACTCACAAAGCACCACATCAAACAACTCAATACCATTCAGCGAGCAGTCATCGGGAATGATGCTGAGCCTGCCTATGCATCAAGCGTATTCTCTGAACTTGCGTTCATACTTAAAGGCATGGTCAGGCGGAAGCACGGCGGACTCATCGTTGTGCTCGGACCTGACGATAATCTGAGAGGCATCTTTGACAGCCCCATGCGATTGGCTGAGCCGTTGAAGTTTGGAGAGGCGCTCCGGAACATGAATGAGGCTCTCTCGTTTCAACGGGCTGTTAGCGAGAGAAACTTCAACGTTCTCACAAAAACTTTCGACTACCACGCAGCAGAGGGATACAATCAGCCGAACTGGCAAGAGCGCGCGGATGAAGACGTGCAATTCGCGGCTAGCGTTGTGTCGCGAATGGTCGAACAAATCACCAACTTCACTACTGTCGATGGGGCCGTGGTCCTGAATCAGCAATTGGATGTCCTTGCCTTTGGCGTCAAACTTCCGTCTCAAGACATGGACGGCGTCGAAGTCAAAACCATTGGCCTCGATAGGCGCCCAGACAAGCCATTTCTATTGAGCATGCGAGGCACTCGTCATCGAGCAGCGGCAGGCTTTGCCAAGGCACATGACCAAGGACTCTCTGTCATTGTCTCCCAGGACGGAGACGCGGCCATTTTTGTGGCTTACGGCCCGGAATTGGTTGTTCACTGGCCCTTGGCTTTGTAG
- a CDS encoding DUF1838 family protein — MARHVCHLVYALTFAGALACGEPETRTPLDLSQPGDTLLGFVKTRGSLDPEQEVVFYWTGFIYSSVQESSLPVTRSNKVLFKFEGYNITRFQKTAEGYQQLSREASFYEDPTTGEILECWNNPLNGRSVSVVHVWNDPVNNRFGEKDAPLLAHTEDGDRVVYSTDILLAYPSPLPVATYPDYSGGNLYQAAELFNFYVSRAALEDSRLDTVPADISWTRVGPYLPWMQMGSQPGQLIYQTHGRKLMGGWAELPQHLRDYVTRSFPEYQHAPTEWPAGQGNATSWRYFKQLVDSGQYKPSCP, encoded by the coding sequence ATGGCAAGACACGTTTGTCACCTGGTGTACGCGCTGACGTTCGCGGGAGCGCTGGCGTGTGGTGAGCCCGAAACGCGCACGCCCCTCGACCTGTCCCAGCCTGGCGACACCCTGCTCGGCTTCGTGAAGACGCGCGGCTCGCTCGATCCCGAGCAGGAGGTGGTCTTCTACTGGACCGGCTTCATCTACTCGTCCGTCCAGGAGAGCAGTCTCCCCGTCACGAGGAGCAACAAGGTGCTCTTCAAGTTCGAGGGCTACAACATCACCCGCTTCCAGAAGACGGCGGAGGGCTACCAGCAGCTCAGCCGTGAGGCCTCCTTCTATGAAGACCCCACCACGGGGGAGATCCTCGAGTGCTGGAACAACCCGCTCAACGGCAGGTCCGTGTCCGTCGTCCACGTGTGGAACGACCCCGTCAACAACCGCTTCGGTGAGAAGGACGCTCCCCTGCTGGCGCACACCGAGGATGGGGATCGCGTCGTCTACAGCACCGACATCCTCCTGGCCTACCCCTCGCCGCTGCCCGTGGCGACGTACCCGGACTACTCCGGCGGCAACCTCTACCAGGCCGCCGAGCTCTTCAACTTCTACGTCTCGCGCGCCGCGCTGGAGGACTCGAGGCTCGACACCGTACCCGCGGACATCTCCTGGACGCGCGTGGGCCCCTATCTTCCCTGGATGCAGATGGGCTCCCAACCGGGCCAGCTCATCTACCAGACACATGGCCGCAAGCTGATGGGCGGCTGGGCCGAGCTGCCCCAGCACCTCCGGGATTACGTCACCCGCTCCTTCCCCGAGTACCAACACGCCCCCACCGAGTGGCCCGCGGGCCAGGGCAACGCCACGAGCTGGCGCTACTTCAAGCAGCTCGTGGACAGCGGGCAGTACAAGCCCTCCTGTCCGTGA
- a CDS encoding (2Fe-2S)-binding protein, whose product MAPSDDDSDPKPVLPRLSRRDFFTGAGASALTATLAQSTAQAAASAPPVLGPEPAALSLSVNGRAVTVQADPATTLAEVLRNHLGMTGTKIGCDRGACSACTVWLDGEVAASCMTLALDARGRKVTTIEGLARGDELHPVQRAFVENDALQCGFCTPGMVMSCAALVERNPKCTLEDVKQAVSGHLCRCGTYPNVFKATLAAAQAGGKTKGNS is encoded by the coding sequence TTGGCCCCATCCGATGATGACTCCGACCCCAAGCCCGTCCTGCCCAGGCTCAGCCGGCGGGATTTCTTCACCGGCGCGGGCGCGTCCGCGCTGACCGCCACGCTGGCTCAGTCCACCGCGCAGGCGGCCGCGTCCGCTCCGCCGGTCCTGGGCCCCGAGCCCGCCGCGCTCTCCCTGTCCGTCAATGGCCGCGCCGTGACCGTCCAGGCCGACCCCGCCACGACGCTGGCCGAGGTGCTGCGCAACCACCTCGGCATGACGGGAACGAAGATTGGCTGTGATCGCGGCGCCTGCTCGGCCTGCACGGTCTGGCTCGATGGCGAGGTCGCCGCGAGCTGCATGACGCTTGCCCTGGATGCCCGGGGCCGGAAGGTCACCACCATCGAGGGGCTTGCCCGGGGTGACGAGCTCCACCCGGTCCAGCGCGCCTTCGTGGAGAACGATGCTCTTCAGTGCGGGTTCTGCACGCCCGGCATGGTGATGAGCTGCGCCGCGCTGGTCGAGCGCAATCCGAAGTGCACGCTCGAGGATGTGAAGCAGGCGGTCAGCGGTCATCTGTGCCGGTGCGGCACCTATCCCAACGTCTTCAAGGCAACCCTCGCGGCGGCCCAGGCGGGTGGAAAGACAAAGGGGAACAGCTGA
- a CDS encoding transposase, whose translation MRTAPPEQRVNRTAARRDGMLGRLLGGGAFEGASMWAGREPSSQAEGAAVKRRAPGGRTRPGGRVHAKDRQGLERLCRYGARGALALERLSRAEDGRIAYRMKRPLPDGTTHLLFTGLELLRRLASLVPPPRANLTRFHGVFAPGAKLRPFLVPQAGEEGASEAPEAARSKEPKKKRTPRVDQAQLLRRTFGVDVFTCAGYGGKRRVLAYLTAPNAVRAIVEHLSLPTRPACAGRSAGATPAHVVLSLEPSRCPRRPHPCGRPLEEPSGPACAPWGCTASPLARHTARMTPVRSSPRPLGSSPLPPHGPHSAYTLRTLRASINYTDWWGNTYWAYRSRTPGNRGPNHTRSHCRKHYNRPSSRLFQPTGNSSRRNHHNELYKRTSCHTPHRERSRLETQSPSGGRSHHNPPVKPTQTAQRSSSSYSLQRTTARDAATVLL comes from the coding sequence ATGAGGACCGCGCCGCCCGAGCAGAGGGTGAATAGGACGGCCGCGCGCCGTGACGGCATGCTCGGCAGGCTGCTTGGGGGTGGCGCGTTCGAGGGGGCATCCATGTGGGCGGGGCGCGAACCTAGCAGTCAGGCGGAGGGGGCGGCCGTGAAGAGAAGGGCACCAGGGGGTCGCACGCGGCCGGGCGGCCGTGTTCACGCCAAGGACAGGCAGGGGCTGGAGCGGCTGTGCCGCTATGGAGCACGCGGAGCGTTGGCGCTGGAGCGTTTGTCACGAGCGGAGGACGGCCGCATCGCTTATCGGATGAAGCGCCCGCTGCCGGACGGCACCACGCACCTGCTCTTCACCGGGTTGGAGTTGCTGCGTCGCCTGGCATCCCTGGTGCCTCCGCCTCGGGCAAACCTCACGAGGTTCCACGGCGTCTTCGCTCCAGGCGCGAAACTGCGGCCATTTCTGGTCCCCCAAGCAGGTGAGGAGGGGGCGAGCGAGGCACCTGAGGCAGCGCGCAGCAAGGAGCCGAAGAAGAAGAGGACGCCGCGAGTGGACCAGGCGCAACTGCTGAGGAGGACGTTCGGCGTGGACGTCTTCACCTGTGCCGGGTATGGAGGCAAGCGCCGGGTATTGGCATACCTGACGGCACCCAACGCCGTGCGCGCCATTGTGGAGCACCTGTCACTGCCCACGCGGCCTGCTTGCGCTGGCCGCAGCGCGGGGGCCACCCCAGCACACGTGGTGTTGAGCCTCGAGCCGTCACGCTGCCCAAGACGCCCACACCCCTGTGGCCGCCCCCTGGAGGAGCCCTCGGGGCCGGCGTGTGCCCCATGGGGCTGCACCGCGTCTCCTCTGGCCCGGCACACAGCCCGCATGACACCCGTCCGCAGCTCTCCTCGCCCCCTCGGCTCCAGCCCTCTCCCTCCACACGGCCCCCATTCCGCCTATACGCTACGCACGCTACGTGCCAGCATCAACTACACGGATTGGTGGGGTAATACGTATTGGGCGTACAGGAGCAGAACACCTGGGAACCGAGGACCCAACCACACTCGGAGCCATTGCCGGAAGCACTACAATCGACCTTCATCACGCTTGTTCCAGCCGACAGGCAATAGTAGCCGCCGCAACCACCATAACGAGCTGTACAAGCGCACAAGCTGCCACACGCCTCACCGAGAGCGCTCTCGACTTGAGACTCAGTCTCCATCTGGGGGTCGGTCACACCACAACCCACCAGTGAAGCCGACGCAAACAGCGCAAAGATCATCTTCTTCATATTCCCTCCAACGAACAACAGCGCGAGACGCAGCCACGGTACTGCTTTGA
- a CDS encoding xanthine dehydrogenase family protein molybdopterin-binding subunit, with protein sequence MQDVKDTTGTQGAGPSTDGQKGPKAGPQPPPPPNPGPSRQQALPYGIVGQGLKEVTRRVPADEPPPLPENAKLKSIGKPVSRLDGIEKVTGRARYTFDVQLPGMLWGKWVTSPLPHARIKSIDTSAAERAPGVRAVHVLERVLSTAQLRDPKAEKGNRYPTVRYAGQPIAAIAADNPRAAEAAARLIKVEYEPQAHVTGIEEAMKENAPRVFPGPTEQPATAGGGGAPPGLPQKGNVRGPDTKPRGVGPRGDVAQGFRESEVVVEAEYRTQVQTHVPMEPHGIVADWRDEGLTLYASTQYLGSVRDEAAEHFDLPKSKVRVISDFTGGGFGAKYGIGNFGLLAIHLSRKARAPVRMILDRRDEHVSGGHRPNSIQRLKLGAKRDGTLVALQLQAYGSGGVAGGAGVGFAHSTLYDCPNVHVEQYDVFTNTGPCAAFRAPGQVQGMFGLEQAVDELAEKLGMDPLTLREKIDISGTDDCLARAHERRVGAERFGWSKRRPAGSDKGAIKRGMGVAQSQWLYLVHRNAACEVRVMGDGSVEAFSGTQDIGTGTRTILAQVVAEEFGLRPEEVGSHIGDSRYPGGPASGGSRVTSSLTPAARNAAWRCARELATRLAPVLDANADDIVFAGGKVMVKGKASTAMPFREAVKKARFQEISHRAERRDDYEGYMAVTPDMSISRHGIGGVQFAEVEVDTETGIVKVVRMVAVHDCGRPINPKLTESQIFGGVIQGVSYALYEERHLDAASGHQLNANVDQYKIVGSREVPNIEVILLEQLGAQSSTDARGVAEPANVATAAAVANAFYNATGKRIRTLPMTPANVLAALRG encoded by the coding sequence ATGCAAGACGTCAAGGATACCACGGGTACCCAGGGCGCTGGCCCCTCCACCGACGGACAGAAAGGCCCGAAGGCGGGTCCCCAGCCGCCGCCACCACCGAACCCAGGGCCCTCGAGGCAGCAGGCACTCCCATATGGGATTGTCGGCCAGGGATTGAAGGAAGTCACCCGGCGCGTCCCCGCGGATGAACCCCCTCCCCTCCCCGAGAACGCCAAGCTCAAGTCCATTGGCAAGCCCGTCTCCCGTCTGGATGGAATCGAGAAGGTCACTGGCAGGGCCCGCTACACCTTCGATGTCCAGCTCCCCGGAATGCTCTGGGGCAAGTGGGTCACCTCGCCGCTGCCCCATGCGCGCATCAAGTCCATCGACACCTCGGCGGCCGAGCGCGCCCCGGGGGTCCGGGCCGTTCACGTGCTGGAGCGAGTGCTCTCGACCGCGCAATTGCGCGACCCCAAGGCGGAAAAGGGCAATCGCTATCCCACGGTCCGCTACGCGGGCCAGCCCATCGCGGCGATCGCGGCCGACAACCCCCGTGCCGCCGAAGCCGCGGCGCGGCTGATCAAGGTGGAGTACGAGCCCCAGGCCCACGTCACCGGGATCGAGGAGGCGATGAAGGAGAACGCGCCTCGCGTCTTCCCCGGGCCCACCGAGCAGCCGGCGACGGCGGGAGGTGGCGGGGCGCCTCCGGGTCTGCCCCAGAAAGGCAACGTACGAGGTCCCGACACGAAGCCTCGAGGAGTGGGCCCGCGCGGGGACGTCGCCCAGGGGTTTCGCGAGTCCGAGGTGGTGGTCGAAGCGGAATACCGCACGCAGGTGCAGACCCACGTGCCCATGGAGCCGCACGGAATCGTCGCCGATTGGCGGGACGAGGGGCTCACCCTCTACGCGTCCACCCAATACCTTGGCAGCGTCCGGGACGAGGCGGCCGAGCACTTCGATCTGCCGAAGAGCAAGGTCCGGGTGATCAGCGACTTCACCGGCGGCGGCTTCGGCGCGAAGTATGGGATTGGCAACTTCGGACTGCTCGCCATCCACCTGTCGCGCAAGGCCCGGGCGCCGGTGCGGATGATCCTGGATCGCCGGGACGAGCATGTCTCGGGTGGCCATCGCCCCAACAGCATCCAACGGCTCAAGCTCGGCGCGAAGCGTGACGGCACCCTCGTGGCGCTCCAGCTCCAGGCGTATGGCAGCGGAGGCGTGGCCGGAGGCGCGGGGGTCGGCTTCGCCCACTCCACCCTCTATGACTGCCCGAACGTGCACGTGGAGCAGTACGACGTCTTCACCAACACGGGGCCCTGCGCCGCCTTCCGGGCGCCCGGTCAGGTCCAGGGCATGTTCGGCCTGGAGCAAGCCGTGGACGAGCTGGCGGAGAAGCTCGGGATGGACCCGCTCACGCTCCGGGAGAAGATCGACATCTCCGGGACGGATGATTGCCTGGCCCGAGCCCATGAGCGCCGCGTGGGCGCCGAACGGTTCGGCTGGAGCAAGCGGCGGCCCGCGGGCTCGGACAAGGGAGCCATCAAGCGGGGCATGGGAGTCGCCCAATCCCAGTGGCTCTACCTCGTCCACCGCAACGCCGCGTGCGAGGTGCGGGTGATGGGCGATGGTTCCGTCGAGGCCTTCAGCGGCACGCAGGACATCGGCACGGGGACGCGCACCATCCTGGCCCAGGTGGTGGCGGAGGAGTTCGGCCTGCGCCCCGAGGAGGTGGGTTCCCATATCGGCGACTCCCGCTATCCAGGTGGGCCCGCCTCCGGAGGGAGCCGGGTCACCAGTTCCCTGACTCCCGCCGCCCGCAACGCCGCCTGGCGCTGTGCCCGTGAGCTCGCCACACGCCTCGCCCCCGTTCTCGACGCGAACGCGGACGACATCGTCTTCGCGGGGGGCAAGGTGATGGTGAAGGGCAAGGCCTCGACGGCGATGCCGTTCCGGGAGGCGGTCAAGAAGGCCCGCTTCCAGGAGATCTCCCACCGGGCCGAGCGACGGGACGACTACGAAGGGTACATGGCCGTGACCCCGGACATGAGCATCAGCCGGCATGGCATTGGGGGCGTCCAGTTCGCCGAGGTCGAGGTCGATACCGAGACGGGCATCGTCAAGGTGGTGCGGATGGTCGCGGTGCACGACTGTGGGCGTCCCATCAATCCCAAGCTGACCGAGAGCCAGATCTTCGGAGGGGTGATTCAAGGCGTGAGCTACGCGCTCTACGAGGAGCGGCACCTGGACGCTGCGAGCGGCCACCAGCTCAACGCCAACGTCGATCAATACAAGATCGTCGGCTCGCGCGAGGTGCCGAACATCGAGGTCATCCTGCTCGAGCAGCTCGGGGCACAGTCCTCGACGGACGCGCGTGGAGTCGCCGAGCCCGCCAACGTGGCCACGGCGGCGGCGGTGGCCAATGCCTTCTACAACGCGACGGGCAAGCGCATCCGCACGCTCCCGATGACACCCGCGAACGTGCTCGCGGCGCTGCGCGGCTGA